One window of Vicinamibacterales bacterium genomic DNA carries:
- a CDS encoding amidohydrolase family protein has product MTRAIVVAWALTISACAAPSAETVLLNGKIFTANPAQPWATALAIRGERIVAIGGDAAVEAGAGPSTHRLDLAGRVVVPGLNDAHLALTDATAASVRLLGAQALANGVTSIQVFSVSPVAGTVRAFLEAGLPLRVRILRMPQPDATGGNRDSRPFFPPQPTPRLDVRGMGFALGAEDDERMRQAVGWAYGSEDPLAIASRDAQATGAYVDALERHGAADVWKVKRPRLEQLVAVDPGLLARLPKLGVVVVEVPGPGAPLRSVLDAGVPLGLGSGGALRGFDLLRLATAAALGDERLSMEQAVTAYSHGSAIGEFEDQDKGRLAVGALADLAVLSRDPFAAAEEELRTIRAVLTMIGGRPVYDVPRP; this is encoded by the coding sequence TTGACGCGCGCGATTGTCGTGGCGTGGGCGCTGACCATCAGCGCCTGCGCCGCGCCGTCTGCTGAGACGGTGCTTCTGAACGGCAAGATCTTCACTGCCAATCCAGCACAGCCCTGGGCCACGGCGCTCGCCATTCGCGGCGAGCGGATTGTCGCCATTGGCGGCGACGCCGCGGTCGAGGCCGGGGCGGGGCCGTCCACCCATCGCCTTGACCTTGCCGGCCGAGTGGTCGTGCCCGGCTTGAACGACGCGCACCTGGCCTTGACGGATGCGACAGCCGCGAGCGTCCGCCTGCTGGGCGCCCAGGCGTTGGCCAACGGCGTGACCTCGATCCAGGTGTTTTCGGTCTCGCCGGTCGCCGGCACCGTGCGCGCCTTTCTCGAGGCCGGCCTGCCGTTGCGGGTGCGAATCCTGCGCATGCCTCAACCGGACGCGACCGGGGGCAATCGCGACAGCCGGCCGTTCTTCCCGCCGCAGCCCACGCCACGACTCGACGTGCGCGGCATGGGCTTCGCGCTTGGCGCCGAAGACGACGAACGGATGCGGCAAGCGGTGGGGTGGGCCTATGGCAGCGAGGACCCGCTGGCCATCGCCAGCCGTGACGCGCAGGCGACCGGTGCCTATGTGGACGCACTCGAACGCCACGGCGCCGCGGATGTGTGGAAGGTGAAACGGCCGCGCCTGGAGCAGTTGGTCGCGGTTGATCCTGGCCTGCTGGCGCGCCTGCCGAAACTGGGCGTGGTCGTCGTGGAGGTGCCAGGCCCGGGTGCGCCGCTTCGTTCGGTGCTCGACGCCGGCGTCCCGCTCGGGCTCGGGTCGGGAGGAGCCCTTCGCGGGTTCGACCTGCTCCGGCTCGCGACTGCGGCGGCGCTGGGCGACGAGCGATTGTCGATGGAGCAGGCCGTGACAGCCTACTCGCATGGGTCGGCCATCGGCGAGTTCGAAGACCAGGACAAGGGCCGCCTGGCGGTCGGCGCGCTGGCCGACCTGGCGGTGCTGTCGCGCGATCCCTTCGCGGCGGCCGAAGAAGAACTCCGCACGATCCGGGCAGTGTTGACTATGATCGGCGGACGGCCTGTCTACGATGTTCCCAGACCTTAG
- a CDS encoding DinB family protein, producing the protein MNADHAKFLATTLGQNLQGEWMHTYKVISAIPEGKKDYKPEAHSRTAWEIATHLATADVGFLHAVAANNFSVFPPACPASTVAELADWYKHEFPKALEKVLTLDGNHLTQIVEAWGMKLPSVTYMMFCNNHMIHHRGQLSTYLRPMGGKVPAIYGESYDEKYSG; encoded by the coding sequence ATGAACGCAGATCACGCGAAATTTCTGGCCACCACGCTCGGGCAGAACCTGCAGGGCGAGTGGATGCACACCTACAAGGTGATTTCGGCCATTCCCGAAGGCAAGAAAGACTACAAGCCGGAGGCGCACTCGCGCACCGCGTGGGAGATCGCGACCCACCTGGCGACCGCCGACGTCGGCTTCCTGCACGCCGTTGCCGCCAACAACTTCAGCGTCTTTCCGCCGGCCTGTCCGGCGTCAACCGTCGCCGAGCTCGCCGACTGGTACAAGCACGAATTCCCGAAGGCCCTGGAAAAGGTCCTCACGCTCGACGGCAACCACCTCACGCAGATCGTCGAGGCCTGGGGCATGAAGCTGCCCTCGGTGACCTACATGATGTTCTGCAACAACCACATGATTCACCACCGCGGCCAGCTGAGCACCTACCTGCGGCCGATGGGCGGCAAGGTACCGGCCATCTATGGCGAGAGCTACGACGAGAAGTACTCGGGTTGA
- a CDS encoding UbiD family decarboxylase, with translation MFPDLRAFLDQLRRDRDLVEITAPVDPVQEAAEIHRRVIAAGGPALLFTNVKGAAFPLVTNLFGTPRRAELAFGRRPLDFIKRVVHLAETLLPPTPAKLWGARDIGFDLLKVGTRRVSTGPVREVVTTDVRLDRLPVITCWPDDGGPFVTLPLVYTQHPEKPGHNLGMYRLHVHDATSTGMHWQIGKGGGFHYARAEARNEALPVTVFLGGPPALILSAIAPLPENVPELMLASLIAGERLPQVTAPNGHPHPLIANAEFALMGQVAPRVRRPEGPFGDHYGYYSLRHDYPVFDVRQIAHRKDAIYPATVVGKPRQEDFFIGDLLQDLLSPLFPLVMPAVEQLWSYGETGYHSLAAAVVKQRYKREAMASAFRILGEGQLSLTKFILVTDQFVDLKDFRATLEHVLARTDPRTDLYVFANLSMDTLDYTGPVVNEGSKGVWLGLGDPVRDLPRTFAPSTPPPSDVTGVRVYCGGCLVVGTRGYGDDPQAAARVAAHPAFAGWPLVVVSDEPERATRSDMNFLWTTFTRFEPAADIHSAAQRVVRNHIAYEPPVVIDARMKPWYPAEVTCHPDVASKVSGRWTEYFPAAGVEMGDAERGHLD, from the coding sequence ATGTTCCCAGACCTTAGAGCCTTTCTTGATCAGCTCCGGCGTGATCGCGACCTTGTCGAGATCACCGCGCCAGTCGATCCGGTGCAGGAGGCGGCCGAGATCCATCGGCGGGTGATTGCCGCCGGCGGACCGGCGCTGCTGTTCACCAACGTCAAGGGCGCGGCGTTCCCGCTGGTCACCAACCTGTTCGGCACGCCGCGGCGGGCGGAACTCGCCTTTGGCAGGCGGCCGCTGGATTTCATCAAGCGGGTGGTGCACCTCGCCGAGACGCTGCTGCCGCCGACCCCCGCCAAGCTCTGGGGCGCCCGCGACATCGGCTTCGATCTGCTGAAGGTCGGCACGCGCCGTGTCTCGACCGGGCCGGTGCGCGAGGTCGTGACCACCGACGTCCGCCTCGATCGCCTGCCGGTGATCACCTGCTGGCCGGACGATGGCGGGCCGTTCGTGACGTTGCCGCTGGTCTACACGCAACATCCAGAGAAGCCCGGGCACAACCTCGGCATGTATCGCCTGCACGTGCACGACGCGACGTCCACGGGCATGCACTGGCAAATCGGCAAGGGCGGCGGCTTTCACTACGCGCGCGCCGAAGCCCGCAACGAGGCGCTGCCGGTGACGGTGTTTCTCGGCGGCCCGCCGGCGCTGATCCTGTCGGCCATCGCGCCGCTGCCCGAGAACGTGCCGGAGCTGATGCTCGCCTCGCTGATCGCCGGCGAGCGGCTGCCGCAGGTCACGGCTCCAAACGGGCATCCGCATCCGCTGATTGCCAACGCGGAGTTTGCGCTGATGGGGCAGGTGGCGCCCAGGGTCCGCCGGCCGGAGGGGCCGTTCGGCGATCACTACGGTTATTACTCGTTGCGGCACGACTACCCGGTGTTCGACGTCCGGCAGATCGCGCATCGCAAGGACGCCATCTATCCCGCGACCGTCGTCGGCAAGCCCCGCCAGGAAGACTTCTTCATCGGCGACCTGCTGCAGGACCTGCTGTCGCCGCTGTTCCCGCTGGTGATGCCGGCGGTGGAGCAGCTGTGGTCCTACGGCGAGACCGGCTACCACTCGCTCGCCGCCGCCGTGGTCAAGCAGCGCTACAAGCGCGAGGCCATGGCGAGCGCGTTCCGCATTCTCGGCGAAGGGCAGTTGTCGCTCACCAAGTTCATCCTGGTCACCGATCAGTTCGTGGATCTGAAGGACTTTCGGGCCACGCTGGAGCACGTGCTGGCGCGCACCGACCCGCGCACCGACCTCTACGTGTTCGCCAACCTGTCCATGGACACGCTGGACTACACCGGGCCGGTCGTCAACGAAGGCTCCAAGGGCGTGTGGCTCGGGCTGGGGGATCCGGTGCGCGACTTGCCGCGGACGTTCGCGCCGTCGACGCCGCCGCCGTCGGATGTCACCGGCGTCCGCGTCTACTGTGGCGGCTGCCTGGTGGTGGGGACCCGCGGTTACGGTGACGATCCGCAGGCCGCGGCCCGCGTCGCCGCGCACCCGGCGTTTGCCGGCTGGCCGCTGGTGGTGGTGAGCGACGAGCCGGAACGCGCCACCCGCAGCGACATGAACTTCCTGTGGACCACCTTCACGCGGTTCGAGCCGGCGGCCGACATTCACTCGGCGGCCCAGCGCGTGGTGCGCAACCACATCGCCTACGAGCCCCCGGTCGTGATCGATGCGCGGATGAAGCCGTGGTATCCCGCCGAAGTAACCTGCCATCCCGACGTGGCGTCAAAGGTCAGTGGGAGATGGACGGAGTACTTCCCGGCGGCCGGTGTCGAGATGGGCGACGCCGAACGCGGGCATTTGGACTGA
- the ettA gene encoding energy-dependent translational throttle protein EttA, translated as MAPQFVYTMKGLGKVYPPDAQVLKDIWLSFLPGAKIGVLGLNGAGKSTLLKIMAGVETNFTGEAFVGQGVSVGYLAQEPALNPDKTVRGNVEEGAAEVKALLDRYDAVNARLGEEMTPEEMDKVMDEQSKLQDRIDATNAWDLDSRLDLAMDALRLPPPDADVTTLSGGERRRVALCRLLLLSPDLLLLDEPTNHLDAESVAWLERFLKDYPGTVVAVTHDRYFLDNVAGWILELDRGSGIPYEGNYTGWLEQKSNRLQQEEKAESKRQRSLQRELDWIRMSPRARQAKGKARLNHYEQLLAEDTAQKVDSVEIYIPPGPRLGDIVVEARGLKKAYGDTVLFDDLTFTLPPAGIVGVIGPNGAGKTTLFRLITGQEQPDGGTLRLGQTVQVGYVDQSRDALDPNKSVFDEVTDGLDELTMGKKTVASRAYVSWFNFKGGQQQRKVGTLSGGERNRVHLAKLLRKGSNLLLLDEPTNDLDVDTLRALEEALLNYAGCAVVISHDRWFLDRIATHILAFEGDSQTVWYEGNYQDYEADRHRRLGAQADQPHRIKYRKLTRG; from the coding sequence ATGGCACCTCAGTTCGTTTACACGATGAAGGGGCTCGGGAAGGTCTATCCTCCCGACGCTCAAGTCCTCAAAGACATCTGGCTCTCGTTCCTGCCCGGCGCCAAGATCGGCGTGCTCGGCCTGAACGGCGCGGGAAAGTCCACGCTGCTGAAGATCATGGCCGGCGTCGAGACGAATTTTACCGGCGAGGCCTTCGTCGGGCAGGGCGTCAGCGTCGGCTACCTGGCGCAGGAGCCGGCCCTCAATCCCGACAAGACCGTCAGGGGCAACGTCGAAGAAGGCGCCGCCGAGGTCAAGGCGCTGCTCGATCGCTACGACGCCGTCAACGCCAGGCTCGGCGAAGAGATGACGCCCGAAGAGATGGACAAGGTCATGGACGAGCAGTCGAAGCTCCAGGACCGCATTGACGCCACCAACGCGTGGGACCTCGACTCGCGCCTCGACCTGGCGATGGACGCGCTGCGCCTGCCGCCCCCCGATGCCGACGTCACGACGCTGTCGGGCGGCGAGCGCCGCCGCGTCGCGCTGTGCCGCCTGCTGTTGTTGTCGCCCGACCTGCTGCTGCTCGACGAGCCGACCAACCACCTCGACGCCGAGTCGGTGGCGTGGCTCGAGCGCTTCCTGAAGGACTACCCCGGTACCGTCGTCGCGGTCACTCACGATCGTTACTTCCTCGACAACGTCGCCGGCTGGATTCTCGAGCTCGATCGCGGCAGCGGCATTCCCTACGAGGGCAACTACACCGGCTGGCTCGAGCAGAAGTCGAACCGGCTGCAGCAGGAAGAGAAGGCCGAGAGCAAGCGCCAGCGTTCGCTCCAGCGCGAGCTGGACTGGATCCGCATGTCGCCGCGCGCGCGCCAGGCCAAGGGCAAGGCCCGCCTCAACCACTACGAGCAGCTGCTCGCCGAAGACACCGCGCAGAAGGTGGACTCGGTCGAAATCTACATTCCGCCCGGCCCGCGGCTCGGCGACATCGTAGTCGAGGCGCGCGGGCTGAAGAAGGCCTACGGCGACACCGTGTTGTTCGACGACCTCACCTTCACCCTTCCGCCCGCCGGCATTGTCGGCGTGATCGGCCCGAACGGCGCCGGCAAGACCACCCTGTTCCGCCTGATCACGGGGCAGGAGCAGCCGGATGGCGGCACGCTCCGCCTCGGCCAGACGGTGCAGGTCGGCTACGTCGATCAGTCACGCGACGCGCTCGACCCCAACAAGTCGGTGTTCGACGAGGTCACCGACGGCCTCGACGAGCTGACGATGGGCAAGAAGACGGTGGCGTCGCGAGCCTACGTGTCGTGGTTCAACTTCAAGGGCGGACAACAGCAGCGCAAGGTCGGCACGCTGTCGGGCGGCGAGCGCAACCGCGTGCATCTCGCCAAGCTGCTGCGCAAGGGCAGCAACCTGCTGCTGCTCGATGAGCCGACCAACGACCTCGACGTCGACACGCTGCGCGCGCTGGAAGAAGCGCTGCTCAACTACGCCGGTTGCGCGGTGGTGATCAGCCACGACCGCTGGTTCCTCGATCGCATTGCCACGCACATCCTGGCCTTCGAGGGCGACAGCCAGACGGTGTGGTACGAAGGCAACTACCAGGACTACGAGGCCGATCGCCATCGCCGCCTCGGCGCGCAGGCCGACCAGCCGCATCGCATCAAGTACAGGAAATTGACCCGGGGTTGA